Proteins from a genomic interval of Mycobacterium conspicuum:
- a CDS encoding DUF488 domain-containing protein, translated as MATSDTAGYTAEGTLVSIGYEGKTVGDLVAKLLEQQVQVLVDVRLTPLSRKPGLSKTKLSEALAAVGIGYVHHRALGNPKHNRAGFRAGEPESLARYRDVLDTAAATDALAHVCELLDGGVVALLCFEHDHAECHRDIVVRRLLKTRPNAAVVHV; from the coding sequence ATGGCAACCTCTGACACCGCCGGGTACACCGCCGAGGGAACCCTTGTCAGCATCGGCTACGAAGGGAAGACCGTCGGCGATCTCGTCGCCAAGCTCCTCGAACAGCAGGTGCAGGTCCTCGTCGACGTGCGCCTGACCCCGCTGAGCCGCAAGCCCGGCCTGTCGAAGACGAAGCTCTCCGAGGCCCTCGCCGCCGTCGGGATCGGCTACGTGCACCACCGCGCGCTCGGCAACCCGAAGCACAACCGGGCCGGGTTCCGTGCCGGTGAGCCGGAGTCCCTTGCTCGCTACCGCGACGTGCTGGACACCGCGGCGGCCACCGACGCGCTCGCGCACGTCTGCGAGCTACTGGACGGAGGCGTCGTGGCGCTGCTGTGCTTCGAGCACGACCACGCCGAATGCCACCGCGACATCGTCGTGCGCCGGCTGCTGAAGACCCGCCCCAACGCGGCCGTGGTGCACGTCTAG
- a CDS encoding TIGR02391 family protein — translation MTDARVEAFTPGTIEAVAKAIGELYSGSELTRVLATAKLPDVIGEGTTKWKRLAEAMQQQQFKQRDGRPILALIIAAMAPDRTLGRRPAASATRDELNQILSLSGYRVRDDGRIGRASKATTDAEAASRSTRLRTHLTDRGAHPEVVRHCRAELLKTDYYEAVFEAVKGLGTRLRVKSKLDLDGRPLVQAVLQGKSPRILLTPCTTETERNEQMGIALLAEGVFAAFRNPSAHEPRLVWHVTEQDALDVLGTLSMIHRRLDTARLSGEAPSALRGRSNHPNVPYMP, via the coding sequence ATGACAGATGCCCGTGTTGAGGCGTTCACGCCGGGGACGATCGAGGCCGTGGCGAAGGCGATCGGTGAGCTGTACAGCGGCTCGGAGCTGACCCGGGTCCTGGCGACGGCGAAGCTGCCGGACGTGATCGGCGAGGGCACGACGAAGTGGAAGCGCCTCGCGGAGGCCATGCAGCAACAGCAGTTCAAGCAGAGGGACGGCCGCCCGATCCTCGCGCTCATCATCGCGGCGATGGCACCCGACCGCACGCTCGGCCGTCGCCCCGCCGCGAGCGCCACGCGAGACGAGTTGAACCAGATCCTGTCGCTGTCCGGCTACCGCGTCCGGGACGACGGGCGCATCGGCCGCGCGTCGAAGGCGACCACCGACGCGGAGGCGGCGAGTCGGAGCACACGTCTGCGCACCCACCTGACCGACCGTGGTGCGCATCCGGAAGTCGTGCGCCACTGCCGGGCGGAGCTGCTGAAGACCGACTACTACGAGGCCGTGTTCGAGGCGGTCAAGGGACTCGGTACGCGCCTGCGGGTGAAGTCGAAGTTGGACCTGGACGGGCGTCCTCTTGTCCAAGCCGTGTTGCAGGGAAAGTCGCCGCGCATCCTCCTCACCCCGTGCACCACCGAGACCGAACGCAATGAGCAGATGGGCATCGCTCTGCTCGCCGAGGGCGTGTTCGCCGCCTTCCGCAACCCATCGGCACATGAGCCCCGGTTGGTCTGGCACGTCACCGAGCAGGACGCCCTCGACGTGCTCGGGACACTGTCGATGATTCACCGCCGCCTCGACACGGCGCGTCTCAGTGGGGAAGCGCCTAGCGCGCTCCGCGGCAGGAGTAATCATCCAAACGTGCCTTACATGCCATAG
- a CDS encoding chymotrypsin family serine protease, producing the protein MRTTTHRLAAIVCDLLTTAALALTDSPSSHAALTVVSPGEEVDYISPAGGNQFCTIGYVYTGVDFHTYAITAGHCRADSASGYARDKRNGLTGHFVRTVFEPPPSGGADYALIDFSTNSLASAFIVDTRMPFTDDHPEPQIGETVCRIGISSGPHCGQIAAGQGEDQYLTTGMPPSIPGDSGGPVWTRTLRGFPQIIGIWLGDKTTAAGQQYGRFASLSNGVRALNAPGRLDQNSSGPE; encoded by the coding sequence ATGCGCACCACAACGCACCGACTCGCCGCCATCGTCTGCGACCTGCTCACCACGGCAGCGCTGGCACTGACCGACTCACCCTCGTCACACGCCGCACTGACCGTCGTCAGCCCCGGCGAAGAGGTCGACTACATCAGTCCCGCCGGAGGCAACCAGTTCTGCACGATCGGCTACGTCTACACCGGCGTCGACTTTCACACCTACGCCATCACCGCCGGACACTGCCGCGCCGACTCGGCATCAGGTTATGCCCGAGACAAGCGAAACGGGCTCACCGGACACTTCGTGCGCACCGTTTTCGAGCCCCCGCCCAGCGGCGGCGCGGACTATGCACTGATCGACTTCAGCACCAACTCCTTGGCGTCAGCGTTCATCGTCGACACCCGCATGCCTTTCACCGATGACCACCCCGAACCCCAAATCGGCGAAACCGTCTGTCGGATCGGTATTTCCAGCGGTCCACATTGCGGTCAAATCGCCGCCGGCCAAGGTGAAGACCAATACCTGACCACTGGCATGCCGCCCAGCATCCCCGGTGACTCCGGAGGCCCGGTGTGGACGCGGACCCTGCGCGGCTTCCCGCAAATCATCGGGATTTGGCTAGGGGACAAAACGACCGCGGCCGGCCAACAGTACGGCCGCTTCGCCTCACTATCGAACGGTGTTCGCGCCCTCAACGCACCCGGCCGGCTTGATCAAAACTCCAGCGGTCCCGAGTAA
- the nrdH gene encoding glutaredoxin-like protein NrdH: MSPITVYTKPACVQCNATFKALDKAGIDYQKIDVTENPEAREYVMGLGYLGAPVVYVSPTVHWSGFRPDRVALLAAA; this comes from the coding sequence ATGTCCCCAATAACGGTATATACGAAGCCGGCCTGTGTGCAGTGCAACGCGACATTCAAAGCGCTCGACAAAGCGGGAATCGACTACCAGAAGATCGACGTCACCGAAAATCCCGAGGCCCGCGAATACGTGATGGGTTTGGGCTACCTGGGCGCGCCCGTCGTCTATGTCTCCCCCACGGTGCATTGGTCCGGCTTTCGTCCGGATCGCGTGGCTCTCCTGGCCGCCGCCTAG
- a CDS encoding AAA family ATPase: MARSDLIIDLVEAQQRGDNTRFRTLVEAIIAEERNNQHHLVADRLSELITTSGTRHLLGRDDSARQVADLLQEIVPKRRLSDVQLTPTLAASIAELIEEHRRSELLRNHGLEPRNRILLEGPPGNGKTTLAEAVAAELMVPFYAVRYEGVVSSFLGETTSRLDHVFEFARTRRCVLFFDEFDTIAKERADVHETGEIKRVVSTLLLQIDRLPSHVVAICATNHGELLDRAAWRRFQLRLTLDPPSRAQATEFLEKLRVRLGGSLGLAPRTLADKLAGASYAEIEEFAQDVMRRYVLTLPDGRIEDVVRNRLQQRAHQRER, encoded by the coding sequence GTGGCGAGATCAGACTTGATTATCGACTTGGTGGAAGCCCAGCAGCGCGGCGATAACACTAGATTTCGGACACTGGTTGAAGCGATCATCGCTGAAGAGCGCAACAACCAGCACCATCTGGTCGCCGACAGGCTATCGGAGCTGATCACCACGTCGGGAACGCGGCACCTGCTGGGTCGCGATGACTCCGCGCGCCAGGTAGCAGACTTGCTGCAAGAGATTGTGCCGAAGCGGCGGCTTTCCGATGTCCAGTTGACGCCGACGCTGGCCGCGAGCATCGCAGAACTGATCGAGGAGCATCGGCGCAGCGAGTTGCTGCGCAACCACGGTCTTGAACCACGCAACCGAATCCTGTTAGAAGGCCCGCCCGGCAACGGGAAAACCACGCTGGCCGAGGCGGTGGCGGCGGAGTTGATGGTGCCGTTTTATGCGGTGCGCTATGAGGGGGTGGTGTCGAGTTTCCTCGGCGAGACCACGAGCAGGCTTGACCACGTCTTCGAGTTTGCGCGCACACGCCGGTGCGTGCTGTTCTTCGACGAGTTCGACACCATCGCCAAAGAACGCGCCGATGTCCATGAAACCGGTGAGATCAAACGAGTGGTATCAACGCTGCTCTTGCAGATAGATCGGCTGCCGTCACATGTGGTGGCCATCTGTGCCACCAATCACGGCGAGCTGCTTGACCGCGCGGCGTGGCGGCGCTTTCAGCTCCGCCTGACGCTGGACCCGCCGTCCCGCGCCCAGGCCACCGAATTTCTGGAAAAGCTGCGCGTGCGGCTCGGCGGGAGCCTTGGGTTGGCGCCACGGACCCTCGCCGACAAGCTTGCCGGGGCCAGTTACGCCGAGATCGAGGAGTTCGCCCAAGACGTGATGCGCCGCTATGTGCTCACGTTGCCGGACGGACGCATTGAAGATGTGGTCCGCAATCGTTTACAGCAGCGTGCGCATCAGAGGGAGCGGTGA
- a CDS encoding toprim domain-containing protein produces the protein MASTHQSRRPGTALDHVRDALQAAGHSIRPRGGDAFMASCPLHTDHSPSLSVGWRENTHAGRGGAVLLHCFSCQAPAADIAAALGLRLADLFDNPAPATGQGRTRAAQPKAARRVPGLGPLPGRITVLREHAEHQWRRVRVYTYLSPTGTPVQQVIREECTCTGQPHKQFRQRYRDAHQWVYRKPRGFTPVLYRPNAIRSAAKTGAWVWVTEGEKDADTLAALGCLATTNAQGAANFPAEMVDAFTGLNVAIVADRDLAGYQRAINLHERLHASSAQVVLLMPAIEVDKADATDHVNAGLWDPSDPFGGLTVLTPAELHVLAAAAKARWAADRFDTALQEVRAHHDRRGLVPGSARNAARWLAEAADQLRAVQHAQQELLHHSNQQPSPVARAAVHAVEGILERLTVDYRHNTRRYPVQAATAAGVKESA, from the coding sequence ATGGCCAGCACACACCAAAGCCGCCGGCCCGGAACCGCTTTGGACCACGTGCGGGACGCTCTGCAAGCAGCAGGGCACAGCATCCGCCCCCGTGGCGGGGACGCCTTCATGGCCAGCTGCCCCCTGCACACCGACCACTCCCCCTCGCTATCGGTTGGGTGGCGCGAAAATACCCACGCCGGCCGGGGCGGGGCGGTCCTGCTGCACTGCTTTAGCTGCCAGGCCCCCGCCGCCGACATCGCCGCCGCCCTCGGTCTGCGCCTGGCCGATCTGTTCGACAACCCTGCGCCCGCAACCGGGCAGGGCCGGACGCGCGCCGCACAACCGAAGGCGGCGCGACGAGTTCCCGGGTTAGGACCGTTGCCAGGGCGTATCACCGTGCTCCGCGAACACGCCGAGCACCAGTGGCGCCGGGTCCGGGTCTACACCTACCTCAGCCCCACCGGCACACCAGTGCAGCAGGTCATTCGCGAAGAATGCACCTGCACCGGTCAACCCCACAAACAGTTCCGGCAGCGCTACCGCGACGCGCACCAATGGGTGTATCGCAAGCCGCGCGGATTCACCCCGGTGCTGTATCGGCCCAACGCAATTCGGAGCGCAGCCAAGACCGGCGCCTGGGTATGGGTCACCGAAGGCGAGAAAGACGCCGACACACTTGCCGCGCTTGGCTGCCTGGCCACCACCAACGCCCAAGGGGCCGCCAACTTCCCCGCCGAAATGGTCGACGCATTCACCGGACTCAACGTCGCCATCGTGGCCGACCGAGACCTCGCCGGCTATCAGCGGGCGATCAACCTGCATGAACGTCTGCACGCCAGCTCCGCTCAGGTGGTTCTGCTCATGCCCGCCATCGAGGTCGATAAAGCCGACGCCACCGATCACGTCAACGCCGGCCTGTGGGACCCCAGCGACCCCTTCGGAGGTCTAACCGTCCTCACCCCCGCCGAGCTGCACGTCTTGGCCGCCGCCGCGAAGGCCCGCTGGGCCGCCGACCGCTTCGACACCGCCCTACAGGAAGTCCGCGCCCACCACGACCGGCGCGGCCTGGTGCCCGGCAGCGCACGCAACGCCGCGCGATGGCTCGCTGAAGCCGCCGACCAACTGCGCGCAGTGCAACACGCCCAACAAGAGCTGCTGCACCACAGCAACCAGCAGCCGTCACCAGTGGCGCGCGCCGCGGTCCACGCCGTCGAGGGCATTCTCGAGCGGCTCACCGTCGACTACCGGCACAACACTCGTCGGTACCCAGTTCAAGCCGCCACCGCCGCCGGTGTGAAGGAGTCTGCATGA
- a CDS encoding ParB/RepB/Spo0J family partition protein produces the protein MTDSISQPPTGTIEHIDPHTLILDTNVRDCAYLDAQFVASIKEHGVLVPIAGVRADDGNVRVRAGQRRTLAAREAGLATVPVYVRAATGGDENAQLVERVAEQIVENDHRSDLTDAQRARGIQQMIDAGLSVTRVARRLAVAKDTIKAAETAAKSTAAMDALANGQLSLVEAAAITEFEDMPGALDRLLNDAGTRRFEHTVAQLREQRASAEAEAQAAQGYSERGFTILSQRPQACSEDYIPLRYLLTADGAEADEQAVTEPAHWAVLLYEDTALCDVDSGELVDEDDVDWDTEDDAEATPAEGKRHAASVTEATVFAPEYFCIDYRAAALKPADWFARRAGMVEIDGDATVDLDDEAREAARAQALAERADAEKRERKKVLALNKLGAAAISVRRDFVRKLLTRKTPPKGAAMFVADCLSRDSFLLTNHNALDTTAELLGVDSGQAVAKLVADLPASGDGRAQVITLALVLGALESRTPKDAWRNSAGGWGHHVGSGEYLGWLADNDYPLAPVEEVVTRAKDADDVYEQYLADAVKE, from the coding sequence ATGACCGACAGCATCAGCCAACCCCCCACCGGCACCATCGAACATATTGACCCACACACGCTGATCTTGGACACCAACGTGCGCGACTGCGCGTATTTGGATGCCCAGTTCGTGGCCAGCATCAAAGAACACGGCGTACTCGTTCCGATCGCAGGTGTGCGTGCCGACGACGGAAATGTCCGCGTGCGAGCCGGTCAGCGCCGCACTCTGGCCGCCCGCGAAGCGGGGCTGGCCACTGTCCCGGTCTATGTCCGGGCCGCAACTGGCGGCGACGAAAACGCGCAGCTAGTCGAACGAGTCGCCGAGCAAATCGTCGAGAACGACCACCGCTCGGACCTCACCGACGCGCAGCGGGCACGCGGCATCCAGCAGATGATCGATGCAGGCCTGTCGGTCACCAGGGTCGCCAGAAGATTAGCCGTCGCCAAGGACACCATCAAAGCCGCAGAAACCGCAGCTAAGTCCACCGCGGCGATGGATGCCCTGGCCAACGGCCAGCTCAGCCTCGTCGAAGCAGCTGCGATCACTGAATTTGAGGACATGCCAGGCGCGCTGGACCGACTCCTCAACGATGCCGGTACCCGGCGATTCGAGCACACGGTAGCCCAGCTTCGCGAACAGCGGGCCAGCGCAGAGGCCGAAGCCCAAGCCGCACAAGGCTACTCCGAACGTGGCTTCACCATCCTGTCCCAACGCCCGCAAGCGTGCAGCGAGGACTACATCCCTCTGCGCTACCTGCTCACCGCAGACGGGGCGGAGGCCGATGAACAGGCCGTCACCGAACCGGCACACTGGGCGGTCCTGCTCTATGAGGACACAGCCCTTTGCGACGTGGATAGCGGCGAGCTCGTGGACGAGGACGACGTCGATTGGGACACCGAAGATGACGCTGAGGCCACGCCTGCCGAGGGGAAGCGGCACGCCGCGAGCGTCACCGAGGCAACAGTGTTTGCGCCCGAGTACTTCTGCATCGACTACCGCGCGGCCGCATTGAAGCCCGCAGACTGGTTTGCCCGCAGGGCTGGCATGGTCGAGATAGACGGCGATGCCACGGTCGATCTCGATGACGAGGCACGCGAGGCGGCCCGCGCTCAAGCGCTCGCCGAACGGGCCGATGCTGAAAAGCGTGAACGCAAAAAGGTCTTGGCGCTCAACAAACTCGGCGCGGCCGCTATCAGTGTGCGTCGCGATTTCGTGCGGAAGCTGCTAACACGCAAGACACCTCCCAAGGGCGCTGCCATGTTCGTTGCTGACTGCTTGTCTCGTGACAGTTTCTTGCTGACCAATCACAACGCGCTGGACACGACTGCTGAACTGCTGGGAGTGGACAGCGGCCAGGCCGTTGCCAAGCTGGTGGCCGACCTGCCCGCCAGCGGCGACGGGCGCGCTCAGGTGATCACGTTGGCCCTGGTGCTCGGTGCGCTCGAGTCGCGGACCCCTAAGGATGCCTGGCGCAACAGCGCGGGCGGGTGGGGCCACCACGTCGGCAGCGGCGAGTACCTGGGTTGGCTCGCGGACAACGACTATCCGCTGGCTCCCGTCGAGGAAGTCGTGACCAGGGCCAAGGACGCCGACGACGTGTACGAGCAGTATTTGGCCGATGCGGTAAAGGAGTAG